ACCTTGCTGGAAGGAGACATCCTGGATGAGCAGTGCCTGAAGGAAGCCTGCCAGGGTGCCTCGGTGGTCATCCACACCGCCTCTGTCATCGATGTTATGAACGTCGTTCAGCGAGAGACCATCATGAATGTCAATGTGAGAGGTACAGGATCCTGGGGAGGAGCTGAAGGGAAGTGGGCAGGTGAGAGTCAGAAGCTGGGATAAGTGAAGAGGAGGCTGGTAGACACCTGCTGGGTGGGCACCAAGTATTTTTCCTCATCGCCACCAACAGAGATTCAAGGCCATCGTCCTCCGTatttctgatgaggaaactaGGGCTGAGACAGGCCaagggacttgtccaaggccCTCTGGGGAGGAGTGAAAGGGCTAGAATTTAAACCCACGCCTGTGTGAGTCCAAAGGCCAGGAAAACCCTTCTGCTGGTCCAATCAAGTGTTGACTCAGCTCCGACCTCAAACTCTTGCTATCCAACCACCTCCTGTCTCCACTGGGCTGGAACCAGACCTTACAAATGCTTCCTTGGTCATCATGCTAGCTTTTCTGTGTGGCTCTAAGTTGAGGGTCACCATACAGCCAAGAACTAAGAGCTCTGTGGTATGAGGTACCCCCAAGTCAGTTAGGAGTGACGGGCCACAGCTCTGGGCTGGTTTGCTTCGGGCAGGACTTCTGCAAAGGAAGGATAATAAGGGTAAAGAGAATGCCACCCCCCAGAAGGATTCCTCATAAGAGAACTAGCAAAGCTGGTTCACAGTGGTCTGGCAGTACAGAATTAGCCAGCACTTGTCTTCCTGTAATATTTTCTTAACAAGAATAATTTCCCATTATCCATAATACCATCTCTTCAGCTCACTACCAGATCTATTACTGAAGAGTAGCTCCTAGCCAGGTGCCCAAAGTACACCCTCTTTAGATCCTCATCCCATGAGTGCTTGGTGGCTCTTTCTGAACTGTGGCTTTCCAATTTACTTTAAATCTAGACACAGTCACTCAAGGGATTAGCTTAAATCCCTTATTAGCTTGCTGTGTAGTATCCTCCCTCTGACCCCTGGAGGCCAATCTCTCTAGGACCACAGCACCCCAGAACATCTGCCTTCCACGCCCTGCCCGCCAGAGTTAGTCTACTCAGACACTCCTTTTCTAAAGCAACTCATTGTTTTTGCATCTCCAGCCTAAAATTGCACTGTTTCAAAAAAGACCATTTCTAGTTTCAACTTAGCCACACCCCCGGTCACCCCCATATTGCCAGGAGGGTGCTAAGATTAACCAGACTTGAGTTTTCGGCCCCCCTCTCATAATTTCTACTCTCCACGGCTCCCAACAACAGGGGATTTGAAATCCCTGAGAAGTGTTAGAGGCCTCCATTGACTAAAACTAGCATCACTGACAGGTTTAGAAAATACTTCACAATCATGGCCATTTCTCCCTCTGCAGGTAAATTAGCTCCGAATTTTCTCTGCttctagatttaattttttaaaaaggaggctGTCTCTCCTGAAAAGCAAATTGCACAAAGACcttaaaaaggattttttaaaataccacccAAAAATGATGCTTTGCCCAGGAAATTGCTTCCTTCTTGTAAGGAAGGCCCTCTGGGTGACCTCCATGAGCTAAAATTCTACCCAGATAAAGGGATTCTGCAAGATCCTCCCATGATAGATATTACCAGCAGAGGGTGCACTCCTTTCTGCTTCATCCTCCGGCTCAACACACAAGGCCAGTGCTAGCTCCAGAAAGCTAAGCAAAAGGAAGCTTTGCCACCCCGACTTTTCATACCTGGGTAAACAAGCCACAGCCACAATTAGCAGTGGCCTTTGTAGGAAACACACAATCAGAAACAGAGTCTGGATCTCCAGCTTCTCCCCAGAACCCACCAATCATTTGCTCAATGACTCAAAAGAAAGTCCTTGTGACAAGTTTTTATTggtcttcaaagaaaaaaaggagaaaaatacgAACAATTCAATGTGTACTTAAGAGTATATATTACCTATAtacaactctgtgtgtgtgtgtgtgtgatgtgaatCCTTCAGCTGTCCTCTTTTGCCTAAGGACCAGAGCTGTCCTTATAAGAGTATGACCTcctaattttttaagttaaaatagcCTATCTTTAATGAGGTGGTAGAGATGATAAATGAtcagttttaaatctttttactCCGCAAAATATAAAGTGGTAACTCGTTGTCCTTTTCTGAAATTAGAAGTACGTATACTGGTCCATGAAATCCAAAAGCCTAGAAATGCTGGCTCTCCAGAATCCAAATCTTGGcctcttttcatttctgctttcgTCCTGTGGCTTTAGCATAATCTGACCTCAGCCAGAAACACACCAGAAGGCACTCCTCATTTGCAGTAGCCACCTCCCTTGAGGGTTAGGGGCAGACATGGTCCATGGCATGGCTGGCTCTGGACTCTTTCCCGACACTGACGGTGTGCTCCCCGTGGGCAGGTACCCAGCTCCTGTTGGAGACCTGTGTCCAGGCTAGTGTGCCAGTCTTCATCCATACCAGCACCATAGAGGTGGCTGGGCCCAACTCCTACAGGGAGATCATCCAGGACGGCCACGAAGAAGAGCATCTTGAAACGGCATGGTCCTCTCCGTACCCATACAGCAAAAAGCTTGCCGAGAAGGCTGTGCTGGGAGCTAATGGGTGGGCTCTTAAAAATGGCGGCACCTTGTACACTTGTGCCTTAAGGCCCATGTACATCTATGGGGAGGGGAGCCCGTTACTTTTTGCCCACGTGGACAGTGCCCTGAAGAACAATGGAATCCTGTCAAATCACTGCAAGTTCTCCAGAGTCAACCCAGTCTATGTTGGCAACGTGGCCTGGGCCCACATTCTGGCCTTGAGGGCCCTGCGGGACCCCCAAAAGGCCCCAACCATCCAAGGACAGTTCTACTACATCTCAGACGGCACACCTCACCAGAGCTATGATGACCTCAATTACACTTTGGGCAAAGAATGGGGCCTCTGCTTGGATTCCGGGATGAGCCTCCCTGTTTCTCTGAAGTATTGGCTTGCCTTCCTGCTGGAGATAGTGAGCTTCTTGCTCAGTCCAATTTACAAATATCGACCCCCCTTCAACTGCCACCTGGTAACCCTGTCAAATAGTGTGTTCACCTTCTCCTATAAGAAAGCTCAGCGAGAGCTGGGGTATGAGCCCCTCTTCACCTGGGAGGAAGCCAAGCAGAAAACCAAGGAGTGGGTCGGCTCCCTGGTGAAACAGCACAAGGAGACCCTGAAAACAAAGACTCACTGATCTGGGGGGTGACAACGATATGGATGTGGGTATAGTTAGGAGATGTCTGTCACGCTCTCCCCTTCCGGCTTCATACGGCAAACCACACAGACACAAGCCCGGGTCCTCCTGCTTCCCTTTTATAAGGTGATCATGTTActgtcttcctccctccaccAGAAACCTTTCCCTGTCACTGGCCCAACGGGAAACTTTGTGCCTGACCCTCCCTCCAGGGGACGCGGCCAGACACGGTGATTTGCTGCAGCTGCTGGTGTCACCATCTCAGTTGCCGATTCTGAGCTATTTGGGCTTCTTTTAACTTAGAGTTTTGCCTGTTAGTTCCATTTCCTCTGTTAAATGCaaaagcctttcttttcttttaaaagttcatatTCCTTCACACAGCTCAATGAACGTAATAAACGTTTTAATGACTAATCTGGAGGAAGTTGTGGTTTACGTGATTGCATGCCTTTTTATTCCCCACCCCGCCCAATCACCATCTCCTATTTAGAAAAGTAGCTCGGGACTGGGGTGGGCAGAAGTGTCGGGAGGGGGAACCTAGGATTGACTAAGCACTTACTACGTTTCAGGCATGTATTAGATGACTGACATATATCACTTATTTAACCCTCACCAGAAACCTACGAGGTAGGGATGACTATTCCTTTTGATGAATAAGGCAACTCGTTCACAGTCACACTAACTGCCATGAGACCGGGACGTTTAATCCAGATGGACTGACTTGAAAGCCCTTATCCGTCCGCTGAATTGTGTAGCCTGAACTGCTTAAAATGTATAGCAAAACGGGGACGGGGTGGTGGATGGTTTGTCGGGGGTGCAGCAGAGCACTGGACATGGGGTACGGATCCTTGGGAGAGCCCAGCTCCCTTGGGTCACCTACTTCTTGCCCGGTCCTGTGCAGGAGACACCCTAGGACCAAGGACAGCCCCTTGGGGGAATCTGGGAGGTTTTCATACCCTTGtcagctgggaggagagggagaagcagaggTGCAGCCAGCCTCCACTGCCAATGCCAGTGTCCTTGAAGGTCCCTAGAACACACTTGGATATATGTGTGTTGGTGACTCTGGCAACTCATAAGCCCATATTCCAACCTTTCAAATCACACAATGAAGCCACACCACGGCTTCCTAGTAAAGTCAAGGGGACAGATGCAAACTCTCCCTCACACTGCTTGCTCTCTTCCCTCACCTTCTCagcctctttcccctccctccatcttccccTAATCACTGGCCTTCTCATCCTTCTCAATGCCCCTAAGGAAGGGAGGCCAATCGAGACATGTCTGGGGACTTAAATGATGACATATTCGTTAAGTGACTGGAGGACCCACAGTCAAAAGCAACACTGCCAGGCCAACAAGGACCACGTGACCTGAAGCAAGTGAGGGGGTGGCGTGGGGCTCAGTGCCAGGAGTGGGGAGCTCTCTCCTTCTAGACCAGGGTGTTGCCTATCTTTATGAACCACGGACACAACAAGAGTCATGACCAGCACCCAGATGGCCTCTTTCTTACCCAAGGAATTTACGGATTATGAATTCGGTTGAATTTGATTACCGCAAAGGAGCTAGTGTAAGCATTCACTCttaaggagaaaggggaaaaacacTCTGGCCCAAACGAACAGGTTTCCATCACCTTCAAAACCCCAAGAGACAGAGGATCTGGCACCCAGGGATCAGGGTGGAGTGGCCGCAGGGGGTGAGACAAGGGGAGAGAAGAAAcactcccttcctgccttcctccagCGCACAGAACACGAAAGGCAGCATCCGCCAACCCGGTAAGGGGTGCACACCCGCATGTTTGTACcgacagggaaggaaggaaaggaggctggTGGAGTCTGGGACAAAGTCCCCTCCGTCCGTTTTTTAGCCCAGGGAAATCCCACAGCTATAAACCCGCCAGGGCtgttctcccagggaagggaAGTGGCATTGTCACCAGAGGGCAAGCGGGGGTTGGTGTGAGcggagaaagaggagaggggatCTGGCCGGCTGTTGGTCTCAGCTGAATAAGCATAAAGACCTGGGAAGCTTTTGGCCACCGAAGCCCCATCCTTACTGGCACCGGGCTCAGGATGGACCGCGCGGGGCGGTCCGAGCTCGTGCACAGCGGCCCGAGGTGCAATGCAGGGAATCACCGCACGGAGGCAGCAGAGGCCcggagggaagaaggaagcccccccccgccacacacacctGGGTGACTGCTGAGAGTACAGGTGAATGAGTGAAGGAAAGCGCAGGTCAGTGCTCAGCCACCAGGTTAAGGACTGTGTATACTGACTCTGGAAAAAGGAGCTGAGCTGAAGTTACTGGGAAAAACCTCAAGGAGCAGGTGGGACCTCAGCTCGGCCTTGGAGGAGGGATGGGCCTTGGGTAGGAGAGTGAGgtggtccaggcagagggaagaggctgAGCAGCGGGGCGGGGGGGCCGGCCGGGGGGGAGTAGTGTGAAGCCAGGACaggggaggacagaggagggaagagagggggcAGGCCTGCCAGGTGAGAAGGGTTTGCCCAGGGGAGATTAGGCAGCTGAGGCTGCCAGACTTAGCTTAGACTTCAACGGACTTGAGGAAGCAGGCCTCAGAGGGCCGAGGTGGAGCTCGCAGCTGGGTGGCTGGCCTAGGGAAGGACCCGCAGAAAAGCAGAAAAGCGGCAGAGGGCCTGAAGCAGCAGCGGGAGGAAGGCCAGACAGAGCCAACTGTGGTAGAAACCCCGGGGTGACTACAAAATTCTCAGTTACTTTATTAACAAACAGATCGAGACCAATGACAGAAACCAACCTCACGATTTCTCCTCTCATAAGAAAACCCAAATATCCAAGAAAGAGACAAAATCTGGGAGCTCTGGGATTGGGACCTGCCTTCTCCCCGAGGACCTGAATGCTTCTAGGCAGCCTGACCCATCCCAAAATGGATGAAGCAGTTTAAGTCTGTATCACACTTCACGTGTATTCTTGCTTTTTCTCCTGCAGAAATTTCAGTGTGTTTAATTCCAAGGTGTTAACCTGGATCCTGCCGGGATGGACtgtaatatatgatatatacactTATTACCTTATTAAAATccaaaagaaatctgaattccAAAAGACATCTAGCCCCAAGGGTTTTGGATAAAAGACTGTGGACTTTTAGCAGCAGAATTATGAGCCAGGTATTGCTCTAAATACTTTATATAATAATGCTCAATCCACACTCAAAACTAGGTACGCTTCTTATCCTAGTCTGACATATGAgcaaatggaggcacagagaggtccatAACCTGCTCAAGGTCATCCAGCGAGTTAGTGGCTCAGttccagtaataaaaaaaaagctttttgacTTCAAAGATTTTACATGAAGGTGGCAAACGCACGTGCCTGCAGGAGCCAGGCACCATGTATAAGTGAGGCGGCCTAAGCTAAGAGGCtttagggagtggtggggagtgtGGTGTGCTGGAGAGCACATACTTCGCGTCAGGGAGATGGCAGCTGCAGAGTCACTGCTGACTCATGTGGGAATATACCCCAAGTTACCAGATCTTCTGACTCTTTGAGGAAAGCAAAGCTTCccaatttttatgtgaaatcttttgatttctaaatACTGTCAactaattctaaattttaaaaagtgtgaaaacCAGCTCCAGGAATGGGATGGTGTGGGCTAGCACTCAGATTGCATGTGTAatagtttatttcttaaaaaatgggTGGCAGGGTATCTGAGGCAATCTGTTCATTCTTGGTGATAGGTCCCAAGTACACACGATATTACattctgtacttttctgtatgtttggtataggctataatttttttaagacattgattttgatttaaaaaaaaaagagttcaaacTAACCAAACACATCTGCAGCCTGGACTGACACCTAAgccttccagttttccttctctgctcccaGTCTAGTGGGAGCAATAAAATATAAGGCATGGTAAGTTCTGTACACAGTAAAATGTACCAAGTGCTCTTAGAAAGGTGAAGTGCTTCTGGAGGGTCCCATCTGGGTAGGGGACTCAATAGAGCCCTTGCACTGGGGCTGGATATTGACAGATGGGTAGGATTTCAATGGGCAGATATGTGGGGAAatatattccaggcagaggcGATGGAGTCGGGAAAGACACAGAGGTGGGAAAGGGGAGTCATTCCAGGCAACTATGAGACCAGTATGGACAGACCAGGGAACACAGGTGCAGGAGAGAATGGAAGATACACCTGGAAAAACATGATGGGAAAAGACCAGGGTCACCTTGGGTCATCTCTGGGAGACACTCTTCTCCCAGAAGGCCTTCTGCCTTCTTCCCCCTTCCAAAGACCATTTGACATTTAACTACGTCACATGTAACATGCCTCACCTTCTCTGGAAAATTACTCTTTAAGAATAAGGAGCATGTCTCCATGTTCCCTGCCCCCAGCAACAAATAGTGGTAGTCAGGCTACAGAACTTGGAGATTATTCACTATGCAATGGGAAACCATTGAAGATTCTCGTTTGGCTGTCCCTGGAAGGTTACTTTGGCAGCAATGTGTAGGATGGATTGGAAGAGATTAAGAGGATTCTTCAAGGATCTAGGCAAGAAATAAAGGCTTGATTTATGTAGTGTTAACAAAGGGGACACGGGGCAGCTGAGGCCAGCCTGAGGCAGAATGGACACTACTTCAGGCAATGCCTGAGTGTGACCACAGCACCCCACATACCCCATGGACCCACTTTCTGAAGCCAGAAACCTGGATGTCCTTCCCCTACTCTCCCACCAACCTATCATCCAGTCCTATCAATTTCACCTCCAAAACGCCTCCCGAATGTGTCCTCTCCTTCCCTGATAACGCAGCCTGGTTGAGGTTCTGATCACCTCTTGCCTTGCCTCCCTGCCTCAGAGGGTCACCCATGAAATTCATTCTCAGCAGTGTTGCCAGAGTTGTCCATCCAACATAAAATCTGACCATGTCACTCTCTTCCATAAAACCATTCAGTGGAGCCCCAGGACACTTAGGATAACCCTGAGTGTCTTAGGACAACATGTAAACTTCTCAACAGACtggcggttgccaagggggaagggagagagggagggagggagtgggaagttggggttagcagatgtaagcttttatatagagaagggataaacaacaaggtcctactgtataccacagagaactagattcaatatcccATCataaacaacaacagaaaagaatattttaaaagtgaatatatatatatatatttgtttataactgaatcactttactgtacagcagtgattaacacaacattgtaaatcaactatacttcagtttaaaaaaaaaagcttcccaaGATCTAGCCCCTGCCTACCTCACCAGACTAAATTCCCACCAATCCCTGCCCCATTTCCAGACTCTCCAACTTTAGGCTCCAataatagggataataatactgGGAACTGCTGGCATATATCACGCTTTTACATGCTCCCGCGCCAATGCGTGGTGTTCCTTCTGCTTCGAGATTGCCCACCTCTCCTGCCATCACATCCTTCTCAACTCCTTATTCATCCTCCAGAGCGCCCCACTTTCTCACCTCTGCACCGTGTGTCTATCTAATCGCCATGCATATATTCTGCTCCCCTGGCTGCACGGTTATGTTCTTGAGGGCAAGAACTCACCATTTCATCTCtatgtgtccccagtgcctagtcCTGTGCCTGACACAAAGGGGTCACACGATGGACAGACGGATGGGGGTGGTgaatagacagacagacaaagcACAAACAAACAGCTGAATTGCTGAGATGGGGAACGAAGGGAATCAATGACAAAgcgagaaagaattcagagataaTGTCAAGGCATGGATGAAGCTGAAGAAGCTGGATCTTCCCTATGAGgatcaggaaaaagaggagaagTGACCCTGGAGGTTAGGGCTAGAAAGATGACTTCATGCACTACATGAAGAGTGAGTGAGTGATGAGTGTGTGAGCAAAGAGACGATGAGAGGGAAAAGGCTTTCATGAGGACAAAACCTAGCAGCTAAGATTTTAAGTTTCTGGAAATTAGATACACAACCTGAAACAATGTCGTGCCCAAAGCGTTTTTATActacaaaaataaggaaatcctatttttaaaaactgaattcagAAGAAAATCTCCCACTCCCTTAAGTGACTCAGGGTGAGGACAACGCAATCCCTCTGGCTATAAGCAAGTGTTTCTTAGCGCATCAAGCGTCTCTGGGGGAACTTCGTGGGGAGTGCTTTTCCTTTGCCATGGCCCAAGATCCCAGAGGTCTTGAGCAGGGAATGGACTCAGTGCTTCGAGGCATGAAACAGGCTCATTACGACAGAGTGGAGCGGGGGAAGGGAGGACCAACAAAAAGTGGATTGGCCACTCTGTCCCCAAGGGCATGAAGCCAAGCACGGCCCCAGGCCTGTGAAGCTGCCCTGCTCACAATTACACTGGTGACTTCACACTCTGGCTGGTGGGAGGAGGAATCTAGATCCCGGCCCCTTAGCAGGCTCTTCCTACCTTAATGACCAGGGTCCATGCTAGGAGGGCCAGCAGCCCACCTCGTGGCCAATCCCTGCCACCAGCACCTATTTTGGAAGAAGAGCTGACTTCACTGGGGCATGTTCTTCTGTTTCTTATGGAAAGACTGCGTATGGGGAGCTTCAGGTTTCTAGAACAGACTGGTGACTGTTCCAGAGTTTGCAGCTGACCCCAGGGGGATTGCGTTACAGCTTCCAGCACATCTCTACCCGTCGCTGGACCGCATTCCACCACAGCCGCCCCTGCCTGCAGCACACTCACAGTCCCCTGGCAGCCTTCCCTCCTCAGCTCTTCATGCTTCGGGCTGCACCTCCGCAGGAAGTCTCCCACCTTCCGGGGAGCGGGGGAGTGACCCTCCGATAGGCACCCGTCACTGTCCAGCATGGCTGCTTGTTAACTTGTCTCCCTGCCTAGactgtggactctgggagggcacCACGGGGACCCTGCACTGACACCTGTGCACACCTGGCCCCAAGCAAACACTCAGCCGATAGTtatggaagggaggagggagggaaggaaggaaggaaggaaggatggaaggaaggaaggatggatggaaggaaggaaggaaggaaggatggaagggagaaaggatggatggaaggaaggatggatggaaggaaggaaggaaggaaggatggatggaaggaaggatggatggaaggaaggaaggaaggaaggatggatggaaggaaggaaggaaggaaggaaggaaggaaggaaggaaggaaggatggaaggaaggaaggatgatggaaggaaggaaggaaggatggaaggaaggaaggatggatggaaggaaggaaggatggatggaaggaaggaaggaaggaaggaaggatggaaggaaggatggaaggaaggaaggatggatggaaggaaggaaggaaggaaggaaggatggaaggaaggaaggaaggaaggatggaaggaaggatggaaggaaggaaggatggatggaaggaaggaaggaaggaaggaaggaaggatggaaggaaggaaggaaggaaggaaggaaggaaggaaggaagacaatgTTCTTAAAGGAAGGAACTCGGACTAGAATAACAGGATTTTAGGGAATGGAGTGAAGGTGGTCCAAGTATGAGTGTCCCCTAAGCAAGACAAACTTGGACTCCATACCCACCTGTAATGGTGACCTAATATTTGCTGCCCTGAGCTTGGCCTGGGAACGCAGAGCTGAGCAGGGGGTAGGGAGAAGCACAGCCTCCTGGTGGTAGAGAAGGCACAGAGCCAGGAGGCTGCCCTACCAACATGTTTGTTAAGGAAAAacagtggggtgggggatgagagAGAGCATTTGGaaagagggcagagggcaggcttAACCAGCACACCAGCTGCGTGAGCTTTCTATGGTGCCCATACAGCGCCGACCCTCCCTCCTCAGCTTGTGGAATGGGGGTCCTGCGTGAACAAAGACAGGCAGGGGCTTCATGGTACAGGAACAAAAGTAATCGGGTGAGGGGGGCctgaggaagggggaagaggagggcaaagggaagaaaggatTCTTATTTGAGAAGCAGACCATTTCCACAAACAAGAGTGAAAACTCTGGGTTCTCTTTCCATTTTGCCATGAAAGTTAGGCAAATCCTTTTACTTTCCCGGGTCTGTTTCCTTACTTGCAAAATGAAGGCTGTGGCCCATTTCTCAGGTTCATCGCAATGATACTGGGCAGCTGTAAGTTGGCTGCGTGTCCCCCGGTACCCCGTACTTCTGCAGCTAACCTTCACCATAACACAGTCCTCCCCTTGAGTATTTCTTTGTTTGTGCAAAGCCAAGGCTGGGAACGTGGTTTCCTAGCCCTTCCCCAGCTCCCTTGGCACCTGGcacctcatctgtaaagggaCATAATACCCTCCTAAACGCGGAGGTCCAAGGCCGGGGGCTGAGCAAGGTCCCACCCTCCACTGACATCCCATGAGCTGAGCTGCAGGACCTACTGCTGATTTAGACGAGTTCTCATGGCATTCTTGCATGGAGCTATGGATGTGCCCCGAGCAGGTGTGAAGCTCTTGGATAATTATGAGACACTAGAGGAGGGAGAATCAATAGAGGTAGTGCCTCCTGAAGGGGAAACAGAGACCTGGAAAAATCCAAGCCTTGTTCCAGACCGCAGCCAGTGAACACCAGAATGCCTTGCCCTCTCCCCAGCACCGCACGCCCTCCAAGGGATAGCAGGACTcgttcctcctttctccctctgtccctggaTAAGGGAAGGCCATGGCCTCCCATCCCCTCATCCCTCTGCCTCAGGAGCTGGAAATTCAAGAGAACTCAGACATGCAAGCAactgcctctctcctccttctcggCCCCCAGGAGCTATGATACAAGCCCCTAAACCTTCCAAGAACCTTCATGTGTGTTATTTTGTAAGGTCTTCTCTCCATACCTCACACCTGCATCTTTCCACTGGACAGACAAGGCCAAGATCAAGTCCACCTGTAGTGCCCAGCCCAGGCTGCAGCGAAGTTGGACAGTGGCTCCCTCAGCCCAGAGGCTTTGTGGCCGTGAGGTGAGGTCCATGACCTCTACTATGTCCATTAGCGTCAACCCAGGAAGCAGTAGAGCTACCTCAGCCCAAGCCTTGAGGTGGTCCTTGTCTATCAAAGTCCTACTTTATTCAGACACCTCCTGACAGACCTGACAAAAGAAACTTCTAGCCAGATCGCTTAGCAGCCCCTTGCCTTATTAGcctctccaaggtcacacactgCCCTGCTTCCCCACCCGCAGAGACAGATCAAGTGGGCACTACCTGATTTGCAGCAGTGGTGTCCCCAACTTACAGTCACACAAGCCCTCCTCAGAGAATCTGCTCCATCCTGAGCCTTTGCTGGGAGTACCATCTTGCCTAGGCATAACATTTGAAGTCTTGATATTAAGAAGTTCCTCCTCCCCAACCCAACCAGAGGCCAAATCCCCAAAGTTATACTCACagtttgcaaaatgatcaccacaaagaAACTGCGTTTGATGTTAGGCAGGGGACAAAATC
The genomic region above belongs to Phocoena sinus isolate mPhoSin1 chromosome 1, mPhoSin1.pri, whole genome shotgun sequence and contains:
- the LOC116758472 gene encoding 3 beta-hydroxysteroid dehydrogenase/Delta 5-->4-isomerase, with protein sequence MAGWSCLVTGGGGFLGQRIVHLLAEEKELQEIRVLDKVFRPEVREEFSKLQSKIRLTLLEGDILDEQCLKEACQGASVVIHTASVIDVMNVVQRETIMNVNVRGTQLLLETCVQASVPVFIHTSTIEVAGPNSYREIIQDGHEEEHLETAWSSPYPYSKKLAEKAVLGANGWALKNGGTLYTCALRPMYIYGEGSPLLFAHVDSALKNNGILSNHCKFSRVNPVYVGNVAWAHILALRALRDPQKAPTIQGQFYYISDGTPHQSYDDLNYTLGKEWGLCLDSGMSLPVSLKYWLAFLLEIVSFLLSPIYKYRPPFNCHLVTLSNSVFTFSYKKAQRELGYEPLFTWEEAKQKTKEWVGSLVKQHKETLKTKTH